In Kineococcus sp. NBC_00420, a single genomic region encodes these proteins:
- a CDS encoding branched-chain amino acid ABC transporter permease — protein sequence MVPLSTFLDLTFTGLVIGAIYALFALGYTLVYGVLRLINFAHSEVFMWGSFGAVWAMTLLGAHSGMNWVAAIGLLIVALVVAMLVSGGVALVVERIAYRRLREKHAPPLVALISAIGASFMLSEIMGLRDRIAGWVGLDGVLGDYVRQARENTSFPNPLPNVQVLAVGGFEIRSNQLIVLVAAILMMVALDQFVSRSRLGRGVRAVSQNPEAAALMGVNQKRVVQLTFFIGGLMAGAAALLYLLHIGVTRYNVGFILGIKAFTAAVLGGIGNIRGALVGGLVLGLAENYATLFGLASSWKDVVSFLLLIVVLLFRPTGILGESLGKARA from the coding sequence GTGGTTCCCCTGTCCACGTTTCTCGACCTGACATTCACAGGTCTGGTGATCGGCGCGATCTACGCCCTGTTCGCCCTCGGCTACACCCTCGTCTACGGCGTCCTGCGCCTCATCAACTTCGCGCACTCCGAAGTCTTCATGTGGGGCAGCTTCGGTGCCGTCTGGGCCATGACGCTGCTCGGTGCGCACTCCGGCATGAACTGGGTGGCCGCGATCGGGCTGCTGATCGTCGCGCTGGTCGTGGCCATGCTCGTCAGCGGTGGGGTCGCCCTCGTCGTCGAACGGATCGCCTACCGCCGCCTGCGTGAGAAGCACGCGCCGCCCCTGGTCGCGCTCATCTCCGCCATCGGGGCCTCGTTCATGCTGTCCGAGATCATGGGGCTGCGGGACCGCATCGCCGGCTGGGTCGGTCTCGACGGCGTCCTCGGCGACTACGTCCGCCAGGCCCGGGAGAACACCTCCTTCCCCAACCCGCTGCCCAACGTGCAGGTGCTGGCGGTCGGCGGTTTCGAGATCCGCAGCAACCAGCTCATCGTCCTCGTCGCGGCGATCCTCATGATGGTCGCGCTCGACCAGTTCGTCAGCCGCTCCCGCCTCGGCCGGGGCGTCCGCGCCGTGTCGCAGAACCCCGAGGCCGCGGCGCTGATGGGTGTGAACCAGAAGCGCGTCGTCCAGCTGACGTTCTTCATCGGTGGTCTGATGGCCGGTGCGGCGGCGCTGCTGTACCTGCTGCACATCGGGGTCACCCGCTACAACGTCGGGTTCATCCTCGGCATCAAGGCCTTCACCGCCGCCGTCCTCGGCGGCATCGGCAACATCCGCGGCGCCCTCGTCGGTGGCCTCGTCCTCGGCCTGGCCGAGAACTACGCCACGTTGTTCGGGCTGGCGTCGTCGTGGAAGGACGTCGTGTCGTTCCTGCTGCTGATCGTCGTCCTGCTGTTCCGGCCCACCGGCATCCTCGGTGAGTCCCTCGGGAAGGCCCGCGCATGA
- a CDS encoding branched-chain amino acid ABC transporter substrate-binding protein produces the protein MRSIVKLAAPAAAAALLLAACGTTGGDDTATGGESSGGSSSCPSGLSIGFFGALTGPDANLGVNIQNGVKLALKEHNAESGACQVKLTPYDSQGDQNQAQGLAQKAAGDKNLVGLVGPAFSGESKVADPIFADPDVNLVAITPSATNPALADNGWKTFFRVLGNDASQGPAAASYITGTLGKQKVYVVDDSSEYGKGLADLTRKGLGAADVKDNTIQKGQTDFSAVVADIRASGADAVFFGGYYAEAGLLLKQMRDAGLTSDQVAFVSDDGAKDQGLITAAGESAAEGAYLTCPCLPPDKAGGTFVADYTKENGSAPATYSAEGYDAATILLKGIAAGKVTRADLLSYVASYDEAGVTKQLKFDDKGEPSEISVWAYKVEGGQIVADQEIKAS, from the coding sequence GTGCGCTCCATCGTCAAACTCGCGGCTCCGGCCGCGGCCGCCGCCCTCTTGCTCGCTGCGTGCGGCACCACCGGTGGCGACGACACCGCGACCGGCGGCGAGTCCAGCGGCGGCAGCAGCAGCTGCCCCTCCGGCCTCAGCATCGGCTTCTTCGGCGCCCTCACCGGCCCCGACGCGAACCTGGGTGTCAACATCCAGAACGGCGTGAAGCTGGCGCTCAAGGAGCACAACGCCGAGTCCGGTGCGTGCCAGGTCAAGCTCACCCCCTACGACTCCCAGGGCGACCAGAACCAGGCCCAGGGCCTGGCCCAGAAGGCCGCCGGGGACAAGAACCTCGTCGGCCTCGTCGGTCCGGCGTTCTCCGGCGAGTCCAAGGTCGCCGACCCGATCTTCGCCGACCCCGACGTCAACCTCGTCGCGATCACCCCCTCGGCCACCAACCCCGCGCTGGCCGACAACGGCTGGAAGACCTTCTTCCGCGTGCTGGGCAACGACGCCTCGCAGGGCCCGGCCGCCGCGTCCTACATCACCGGCACCCTGGGCAAGCAGAAGGTGTACGTCGTCGACGACTCCTCCGAGTACGGCAAGGGCCTGGCCGACCTGACCCGCAAGGGCCTGGGCGCGGCCGACGTCAAGGACAACACCATCCAGAAGGGCCAGACGGACTTCTCGGCCGTCGTCGCCGACATCCGCGCCTCCGGCGCCGACGCCGTCTTCTTCGGCGGCTACTACGCCGAGGCCGGGCTGCTGCTCAAGCAGATGCGCGACGCGGGGCTGACCTCGGACCAGGTCGCCTTCGTCTCCGACGACGGCGCGAAGGACCAGGGGCTCATCACCGCGGCGGGCGAGTCCGCGGCCGAAGGCGCCTACCTCACCTGCCCGTGCCTGCCGCCGGACAAGGCCGGCGGCACCTTCGTCGCCGACTACACCAAGGAGAACGGCTCAGCGCCGGCCACCTACTCGGCCGAGGGCTACGACGCCGCGACGATCCTGCTCAAGGGCATCGCGGCCGGGAAGGTCACCCGCGCCGACCTGCTGTCCTACGTGGCCAGCTACGACGAGGCCGGTGTCACCAAGCAGCTGAAGTTCGACGACAAGGGTGAGCCCAGCGAGATCAGCGTCTGGGCCTACAAGGTCGAGGGCGGTCAGATCGTGGCCGACCAGGAGATCAAGGCTTCCTGA